The following are encoded together in the Arthrobacter sp. Y-9 genome:
- a CDS encoding M4 family metallopeptidase has translation MLEESFGSAPGSQFKQVRDQQLGTGHLARFVQVIDGHEVAGSSIAQTLDKDGALIQAMGSVATGTTSATFPQQRDLAKGEKAAKEAAATQVKLPASKAKVTKTVWYAPALAGFPEGGTVGQPAYEVVVSNKDASFTVTVAATGAPTVLATATNTHELNRAVCDANRNSGVTYDDLKCGVGTKNVLKRKEGQAASTVADVNAVYNFFGDTSSFYAANTNAGDLTTLVGANYSDGLGTAIRGSVRQCVSGDACPYTNAFWSDEISAMVYGEGVTTDDVTGHELTHGVTSRTNGLQYQNEAGAINESMSDIFGELTDISNGSSDDTAANRWKMGEGSSLGVIRDMKSPKNYQQPEIYKGTYWHATSTNPNQNNDYGGVHTNSGVGNKLAYLITDGATFNGQTITGLGVHKAAELYWTTQTLLPSNATYASLKSALKQACTANVTNGVAGTTTADCTQVNNAITSVGI, from the coding sequence ATGCTGGAGGAGTCCTTCGGCTCGGCGCCCGGATCCCAGTTCAAGCAGGTCCGTGACCAGCAGCTCGGCACCGGTCATCTCGCCCGCTTCGTGCAGGTGATCGACGGTCACGAAGTGGCCGGTTCCTCGATCGCCCAGACCCTCGACAAGGACGGGGCCCTGATCCAGGCCATGGGTTCCGTGGCCACCGGCACCACCAGCGCCACCTTCCCGCAGCAGCGGGACCTGGCCAAGGGTGAGAAGGCCGCCAAGGAAGCGGCCGCCACGCAGGTCAAGCTCCCGGCCTCCAAGGCCAAGGTCACCAAGACCGTCTGGTACGCGCCGGCCCTCGCCGGCTTCCCGGAGGGCGGCACCGTCGGCCAGCCCGCCTACGAAGTCGTGGTGAGCAACAAGGACGCCAGCTTCACCGTCACCGTCGCCGCCACCGGCGCACCCACGGTCCTGGCCACTGCCACCAACACCCACGAGCTCAACCGCGCCGTGTGTGACGCCAACCGCAACAGCGGCGTCACCTACGACGACCTCAAGTGCGGCGTGGGCACCAAGAACGTCCTGAAGCGCAAGGAAGGCCAGGCGGCCTCCACCGTGGCTGACGTCAACGCCGTCTACAACTTCTTCGGCGACACCAGCTCCTTCTACGCGGCCAACACCAACGCCGGTGACCTGACCACCCTGGTCGGCGCGAACTACAGCGACGGCCTGGGCACCGCCATCCGCGGCAGCGTCCGTCAGTGTGTCAGCGGCGACGCCTGCCCGTACACCAACGCTTTCTGGTCCGATGAGATCAGCGCCATGGTCTACGGCGAGGGTGTCACCACCGACGACGTCACCGGCCACGAGCTGACCCACGGCGTCACGTCCCGCACCAACGGCCTGCAGTACCAGAACGAGGCCGGCGCCATCAACGAGTCCATGTCCGACATCTTCGGCGAACTCACCGACATCAGCAACGGCAGCTCCGATGACACCGCCGCCAACCGGTGGAAGATGGGCGAGGGCAGCTCGCTGGGCGTCATCCGTGACATGAAGAGCCCGAAGAACTACCAGCAGCCGGAGATCTACAAGGGCACCTACTGGCACGCGACCAGCACCAACCCGAACCAGAACAACGACTACGGTGGAGTCCACACCAACAGCGGCGTGGGCAACAAGCTGGCCTACCTGATCACCGACGGCGCGACCTTCAACGGTCAGACCATCACCGGCCTGGGCGTCCACAAGGCGGCCGAGCTGTACTGGACCACGCAGACCCTGCTGCCGTCCAACGCCACGTACGCCTCCCTCAAGAGCGCACTGAAGCAGGCCTGCACCGCCAACGTCACCAACGGCGTCGCCGGCACCACCACCGCAGACTGCACCCAGGTGAACAACGCGATCACCTCGGTCGGCATCTGA
- a CDS encoding LuxR C-terminal-related transcriptional regulator, which yields MAAEQSSHRVWILQATEHLIGSTLHGGTTVPRFMIDTLRLVKPSSLDRFAFSAAERQSIGAAMIMAQVRVNDLTAALDLAETVRESRLAVAPVATDAVPAFLALEAALSEAALAAGLSTCALEHGVRLADYAAAHGDPRWMQRAHGLLATAAAFGGEHLLAEDHLNALRSLAREQGWDTRRAEYMEGIAESLLAFTQADRGRMDRLLPRVEALQEADASAASLVAMVSVLCHVLHGRLHEAMAQASLLAMGKSQPFTPKLLRDYAVSLQAFLLILRGDPLRAQGVLRGLESSENHFLCTGTLRASAALQLQDYRGVLSGTSDCLQLRSAHNLWTLPQVLLRRSIANFRLGNTQTALHEFGDAVQLLRLSASGPALLTTPLPELEYLATRLAQHSPELTADAALLLRQADDVLQTAEPALVLPALSERKRLVATMLRSDTPLPQIAQELHVAPSTVKSQAIAIYRKLQVNSRQEAVELLERGGFFES from the coding sequence ATGGCCGCGGAACAGTCCTCACATCGCGTCTGGATCCTCCAGGCGACGGAACACCTCATCGGTTCGACCCTGCACGGGGGCACCACGGTCCCGCGGTTCATGATCGACACGCTGCGGCTCGTCAAGCCGTCCTCCCTGGACCGCTTCGCCTTCTCCGCGGCGGAACGCCAGAGCATCGGCGCGGCCATGATCATGGCCCAGGTCCGCGTCAACGACCTGACGGCCGCCCTGGACCTGGCCGAAACGGTGCGCGAATCCCGGCTGGCGGTCGCGCCCGTTGCGACGGACGCCGTCCCCGCCTTCCTGGCCCTGGAGGCGGCACTGTCCGAAGCCGCCCTCGCCGCCGGCCTGTCCACGTGCGCCCTGGAGCATGGCGTCCGGCTCGCCGACTACGCCGCGGCCCACGGGGATCCGCGCTGGATGCAGCGGGCCCACGGGCTGCTGGCGACGGCCGCGGCCTTCGGCGGCGAGCATCTTCTGGCGGAGGACCATCTGAACGCCCTCCGGAGTCTTGCCCGGGAACAGGGCTGGGACACCCGCCGGGCCGAGTACATGGAGGGCATCGCGGAGTCCCTCCTCGCCTTCACGCAGGCGGACCGGGGAAGGATGGACCGGCTCTTGCCCCGGGTCGAGGCGTTGCAGGAGGCCGACGCGAGCGCCGCGTCGCTCGTGGCCATGGTGTCCGTGCTGTGCCATGTCCTGCACGGCCGGCTCCACGAGGCCATGGCCCAGGCGTCATTGCTGGCCATGGGCAAGAGCCAGCCGTTCACGCCGAAGCTCCTCCGTGATTACGCGGTGTCCCTTCAGGCGTTCCTCCTCATCCTCCGCGGCGATCCCCTTCGCGCGCAGGGCGTGCTGCGGGGTCTGGAATCCTCGGAGAACCACTTCCTCTGCACCGGCACGCTGCGCGCGTCGGCGGCGCTGCAGCTTCAGGACTACCGGGGCGTCCTGAGCGGGACGAGCGATTGCCTCCAATTGCGCAGCGCCCACAACCTCTGGACGCTGCCCCAGGTGCTGCTGCGTCGGTCCATCGCGAACTTCCGTCTCGGTAACACCCAGACGGCCCTTCACGAGTTCGGCGACGCGGTGCAGCTCCTCCGGCTGTCGGCGTCCGGCCCGGCCCTGCTGACCACCCCGCTCCCGGAACTCGAATACCTCGCGACCCGGCTGGCACAGCACTCCCCCGAGCTGACAGCCGACGCGGCGCTCCTGCTCCGGCAGGCCGACGACGTGCTGCAGACCGCGGAGCCGGCGCTCGTGCTGCCCGCCCTGTCCGAGCGGAAACGGCTCGTCGCCACGATGCTCCGCTCGGACACACCGCTCCCGCAGATCGCGCAGGAACTCCACGTCGCCCCGAGCACCGTGAAGTCCCAGGCGATCGCCATCTACCGAAAGCTCCAGGTGAACTCCCGCCAGGAGGCCGTGGAACTTCTGGAACGCGGCGGCTTCTTCGAAAGCTGA